A region from the Wansuia hejianensis genome encodes:
- a CDS encoding NAD(P)/FAD-dependent oxidoreductase — MIQITQLKMPVLHTREELEAQIAGVLRVRPEEIKGWKIARRSIDARKREDLKMVYTIYAEITAEKKILAKGKHKNIMSIHPERYHFPMPGDEKLLYPPVIVGSGPAGLFCGYMLARQGYRPVILEQGDPAAIRREKVEAFWKGGRLDPDSNIQFGEGGAGTFSDGKLNTGVKDKNGRNQEVLRIFVEAGAPEEILYDARPHLGTDLLLKIVEHMRNQILEMGGEVRFRAKAVRLVTEGDKVKGVRLQDGETIPAQAVVLAIGHSARDTFSMLYEQGLKMQPKSFAVGVRVEHPQQMITDSQYGPDAPEILGAASYRLAHTLKNGRGIYSFCMCPGGYVVNASSEQGLLAVNGMSYHARDSRNANSAIVVTVGPSDFSGCHAEGTPSVLDGLAFQRRLEREAFLCGGGAIPVQRFEDFCRNRPGGPGSYEPCMKGRYEYANVRSIFPEFLAVSLEQGITALNRKLPGFSLPDTLLSGVESRTSSPVRICRDDLLESNVRGIYPCGEGAGYAGGITSAAMDGLRVAEAIGKKYMNIL, encoded by the coding sequence ATGATACAGATCACACAGTTGAAAATGCCTGTCTTGCATACGAGGGAGGAGCTGGAGGCGCAGATCGCAGGGGTTCTGAGAGTCCGTCCGGAGGAAATTAAAGGCTGGAAGATTGCCCGCAGGTCCATAGATGCCAGAAAAAGAGAAGATCTTAAAATGGTATATACGATTTATGCAGAAATCACTGCTGAGAAAAAAATCCTCGCTAAGGGTAAACATAAAAATATTATGTCTATCCATCCGGAGCGGTATCATTTTCCAATGCCCGGTGATGAGAAACTTCTTTACCCGCCGGTCATAGTGGGCAGCGGCCCGGCAGGGCTGTTCTGTGGATATATGCTGGCCCGTCAGGGCTACCGGCCCGTAATTCTGGAGCAGGGAGACCCCGCCGCGATCCGCCGCGAGAAGGTGGAAGCCTTCTGGAAGGGCGGACGCCTGGACCCGGACAGCAATATACAGTTCGGAGAAGGCGGGGCCGGAACCTTCTCTGACGGGAAGCTGAACACCGGAGTAAAGGATAAAAACGGACGGAACCAGGAAGTTCTGAGGATCTTTGTGGAAGCCGGAGCGCCCGAAGAAATCCTCTATGACGCCCGCCCGCATCTGGGGACAGACCTTCTGCTAAAAATCGTAGAGCATATGAGGAATCAGATACTGGAAATGGGCGGAGAGGTGCGTTTCCGTGCAAAGGCCGTCCGTCTCGTCACAGAGGGAGATAAGGTGAAGGGAGTAAGGCTGCAGGACGGTGAAACGATACCCGCCCAGGCAGTAGTGCTGGCTATCGGCCACAGTGCCCGGGACACCTTTTCCATGCTGTATGAGCAGGGCCTTAAAATGCAGCCAAAGTCTTTCGCCGTAGGAGTACGGGTGGAACACCCCCAGCAGATGATCACCGACAGCCAATACGGCCCGGATGCGCCGGAGATTCTCGGCGCCGCCAGCTACCGGCTGGCCCACACCCTGAAAAACGGGCGGGGAATCTATTCCTTCTGCATGTGCCCGGGCGGCTATGTGGTCAACGCCTCTTCGGAGCAGGGACTTTTGGCTGTCAATGGAATGAGCTATCACGCCCGGGATTCCCGTAACGCAAACAGTGCGATCGTCGTGACCGTAGGCCCTTCAGATTTTTCCGGCTGCCATGCGGAGGGAACCCCCTCCGTTCTGGATGGCCTGGCCTTTCAGCGGCGTCTGGAACGGGAGGCCTTTCTATGCGGAGGCGGGGCCATTCCGGTCCAGCGCTTTGAAGATTTCTGCCGGAACCGCCCGGGCGGACCGGGAAGTTATGAGCCGTGCATGAAAGGCCGCTACGAATATGCCAATGTCCGGAGCATCTTCCCGGAATTTCTGGCCGTTTCCCTGGAACAGGGCATTACAGCTCTGAACAGGAAGCTTCCGGGCTTCTCCCTTCCTGATACGCTGCTGTCGGGCGTGGAGAGCAGGACGTCTTCCCCTGTGAGAATCTGCAGGGACGATCTGCTGGAAAGTAACGTCAGGGGCATCTATCCCTGCGGGGAAGGGGCCGGCTATGCGGGGGGCATCACCTCGGCTGCCATGGACGGGCTGCGGGTGGCAGAGGCCATCGGGAAAAAATATATGAATATTTTATGA
- the radC gene encoding RadC family protein, translated as MKTLPAEEQPYEKCVDQGPEVLSDAELLSVILRCGSQGCTSLQLAKEVLKLCRFEEGLTGIHHLSLQQLQELKGIGQVKAVQIKCIGELSKRIAKTEAKRVLDFKEPESIAHYYMETLRHEEQEHVICMMLDTKNHFLGDICLTKGTVNTSLISPRELFLEALAFHAVHLILVHNHPSGDPSPSAEDIQVTRRIARAGALLGITLLDHIVIGGQNYVSLFEAGIFNER; from the coding sequence ATGAAGACATTACCGGCGGAAGAACAGCCGTATGAAAAGTGTGTGGACCAGGGTCCGGAGGTTTTAAGTGACGCAGAATTGCTTTCAGTGATCCTGCGGTGCGGATCTCAGGGATGCACTTCTCTGCAGCTGGCGAAGGAAGTTCTGAAGCTCTGCCGGTTTGAAGAGGGACTTACCGGCATTCATCATCTGTCGCTGCAGCAGCTGCAGGAATTGAAGGGGATCGGACAGGTGAAGGCGGTGCAGATAAAATGTATTGGGGAGCTGTCCAAGCGGATCGCTAAAACCGAGGCCAAAAGGGTCCTGGATTTTAAGGAGCCGGAATCTATCGCGCATTATTATATGGAGACTCTTCGCCATGAAGAGCAGGAGCATGTGATATGCATGATGCTGGACACGAAGAATCATTTTCTGGGAGATATCTGTCTGACCAAAGGGACGGTGAACACATCTCTGATATCCCCCAGGGAGTTGTTTTTGGAGGCTCTTGCTTTCCATGCGGTTCATTTAATACTGGTCCATAATCATCCGAGCGGAGATCCTTCTCCCAGCGCTGAAGATATCCAGGTGACCAGGCGGATCGCCAGAGCAGGAGCTTTGTTGGGGATTACCCTGCTGGATCATATCGTGATTGGCGGACAGAATTATGTGAGCCTGTTTGAGGCGGGGATATTTAATGAACGGTAA
- a CDS encoding rod shape-determining protein: protein MLFQRVYGIDLGTSNVKIYDQKKDTITKEKNMIAVRDKDTVFAVGNEAYEMFEKSPENIDVVTPMSNGRISDVMLVEAILHTLLARCHTFMGYHPTLYFSVPMDMTEIEKRAYYSIAHRGKLKKCRVFLVEKPIADALALGIPIHRTRGSMIANIGAQSTELSVIADERVIISKIFPIGGKQFNAAIAAGVRRKNSFQISRKTAKRLKISLTDLAAEKQEGRKVMGIDTVTGLPRDGIVTSYTVTATVREQVIRIADEIRKFLERTPPQVRANIMSEGIYLTGGSTQLPGLDRFLSGYLGCPVQLSQYFDLCTICGLKELINHPALHRWAFTPKKRHY, encoded by the coding sequence ATGCTGTTTCAACGAGTTTACGGCATAGATTTGGGCACCAGCAATGTTAAAATCTATGATCAGAAGAAGGATACAATCACAAAAGAAAAAAACATGATAGCAGTGCGCGATAAAGATACGGTCTTTGCTGTGGGTAATGAAGCCTATGAGATGTTCGAGAAATCACCGGAGAACATTGATGTGGTGACTCCCATGTCCAATGGCCGTATTAGTGATGTCATGCTGGTAGAAGCGATTCTGCACACTTTACTCGCCCGCTGCCATACATTTATGGGTTATCATCCGACTCTGTATTTCTCTGTTCCCATGGATATGACCGAGATCGAAAAGAGAGCCTATTATTCCATCGCCCACAGGGGCAAGCTGAAAAAATGCCGGGTTTTTCTGGTGGAGAAGCCGATTGCCGACGCCCTGGCACTGGGAATACCCATCCACAGAACCCGGGGGTCCATGATCGCCAACATCGGCGCACAGAGCACGGAGCTCTCCGTGATTGCGGATGAGCGTGTGATCATCAGCAAGATCTTCCCGATTGGCGGGAAGCAGTTCAACGCGGCAATAGCTGCCGGCGTCAGAAGGAAGAACAGTTTCCAGATCAGCCGGAAGACTGCCAAGCGTCTGAAGATCTCTCTGACTGATCTGGCCGCTGAGAAGCAGGAGGGACGCAAGGTGATGGGCATTGATACAGTAACCGGGCTTCCCAGGGACGGAATTGTAACCTCCTACACTGTGACGGCCACCGTGAGAGAGCAGGTGATCAGGATTGCAGATGAGATCAGAAAATTCCTGGAACGCACGCCTCCCCAGGTGCGGGCAAATATCATGTCCGAGGGAATCTATCTGACGGGAGGCAGCACACAGCTTCCCGGGCTGGACCGTTTTCTAAGCGGTTACCTGGGATGCCCGGTTCAGCTGTCTCAGTATTTTGACCTGTGCACAATCTGCGGGCTGAAGGAACTGATCAACCATCCGGCACTGCATCGCTGGGCTTTTACTCCGAAAAAACGACATTATTGA
- the mreC gene encoding rod shape-determining protein MreC, with the protein MKKKKKFHIKSRHLLVIMTFVCISAIALTVTKTVSISPVREAAGMLIVPFQNGINSVGSWLSEKQSGFQNVEKLAGENSALQDKVDQLTEENSILSQNQEELKRLRDLYQLDGDYSEYDKVAAQVISKDPGNWYSTFIINRGTNDGIAVDMNVISGGGLVGIVTEVGQDWATVRSIIDDASSVSAMTVSTSDTCIVSGDLRLLDEGKLAFGQMNTDNVITAGEKIVTSNISDKYLKGILIGYVEEVTEDSNHLTKTGYIIPAVDFQHIQEVLVIKELKSAGGE; encoded by the coding sequence ATGAAGAAAAAAAAGAAATTTCACATAAAAAGCAGACATCTTCTGGTCATCATGACCTTTGTATGTATCAGTGCCATCGCATTGACGGTGACGAAGACGGTTTCTATCTCGCCGGTCAGAGAAGCGGCGGGCATGCTGATTGTCCCATTTCAGAATGGAATCAATTCTGTCGGCAGCTGGCTCTCTGAGAAGCAGAGCGGCTTCCAGAACGTGGAAAAGCTTGCCGGGGAAAACAGCGCTCTGCAGGATAAGGTAGACCAGCTGACAGAAGAGAACAGCATTTTAAGCCAGAACCAGGAAGAGTTAAAGCGTCTCCGTGACCTCTACCAGCTGGACGGAGACTATTCAGAATATGATAAAGTGGCCGCCCAGGTGATCTCCAAGGATCCTGGCAACTGGTACAGCACTTTCATCATCAACCGCGGAACCAACGACGGCATAGCTGTGGACATGAACGTCATCAGCGGAGGAGGCCTGGTGGGAATCGTGACGGAGGTGGGACAGGACTGGGCGACGGTTCGTTCCATCATCGACGACGCCAGCAGCGTCAGCGCCATGACAGTATCCACATCAGACACCTGTATTGTTTCCGGGGACCTCCGCCTGCTGGACGAGGGTAAACTGGCCTTCGGGCAGATGAACACAGATAATGTAATTACGGCCGGTGAGAAAATTGTCACGTCTAATATCAGCGATAAATACTTAAAAGGGATTTTGATCGGATATGTGGAAGAAGTGACCGAGGATTCCAACCATTTGACCAAGACCGGTTATATCATTCCGGCCGTGGATTTCCAGCACATTCAGGAGGTGCTGGTGATCAAAGAACTGAAATCAGCAGGAGGGGAGTAA
- the mreD gene encoding rod shape-determining protein MreD: MRRKIVTLLVILATFLLQSTLMQALPISYVTPNLLLILTVSFGFMHGKRTGLWVGFLCGLSIDLFYSNLFGFYALVYMYIGYLNGLLYKVFFDEDIKVPMILVAVSDLGYNLLFYVIQFAFRMRFDFGAYFQHTILPEMVYTVLLTIIFYRIYFFINKKLVADELEGQQSPWLRK; this comes from the coding sequence ATGCGCAGAAAAATTGTGACGCTGCTTGTGATTTTAGCGACCTTTTTGCTGCAGAGCACACTGATGCAGGCCCTGCCGATTTCTTATGTGACGCCGAATTTACTTCTGATACTGACGGTTTCCTTCGGGTTCATGCACGGCAAGCGGACAGGGCTGTGGGTTGGTTTCCTCTGCGGGCTTTCCATTGATCTGTTCTACAGCAACCTGTTCGGGTTTTATGCCCTTGTGTATATGTATATCGGCTATTTGAACGGGCTCTTGTATAAGGTGTTTTTTGATGAGGATATCAAAGTTCCGATGATCCTGGTTGCAGTCAGTGATCTGGGCTATAATCTGCTTTTTTATGTGATACAGTTTGCATTCCGGATGCGTTTTGATTTCGGCGCCTATTTTCAACATACAATTCTTCCGGAAATGGTGTATACTGTATTGCTGACGATTATTTTCTACAGAATTTATTTTTTTATCAACAAGAAACTTGTGGCAGATGAATTGGAGGGACAGCAATCACCTTGGTTAAGAAAATAA